Sequence from the Candidatus Obscuribacterales bacterium genome:
ACGCTGGTGGGTTTAGCTTAGGCAGACAGCAACCCTAGGGGGCGCATCGTTGCCTGGAGTGCTTCAATCACCGACTCTGATGGCTCAATCAGGGGCAAGCGAGATGTTCCAACCTGCCAGCCTTGGAGCGTGAGTGCCGCCTTGACCGGAATGGGATTAGTGGCGAGAAAAAGCGCTTTGAAAAGTGGAAACAGATCTAGGTGAAGCTGAATGGCAGACTGAATCTGCCCTTGCTCAAAGTGTTGGATCATAGCCTGAAGGCGATCGCCTACCAGATGGCTAGCCACACTGACAACGCCAGCACCACCTACTGAAAGTAAGGGCAGTGTCAGAGAATCGTCTCCAGAGTAAATCTTGAACTCTGGCGGGGTCAGCCGTCGCACTTGGCTGACTTGATCAAGGCTACCGCTGGCTTCCTTTATGGCCACAATATTCGGGATTTCCGCTAAGCGAGCTACAGTCTCTGGCAGCAGATTTTGTCCGGTGCGCCCTGGAATGTTGTAGAGCATCATCGACATCTCTGGAGCTGCTTGAGCGATCGCTTGGAAATGTTGATACAGGCCTTCTTGAGGTGGCTTGTTGTAATACGGCACAACCTGCAATGAGCCATCTAGCCCTAGTTTAGCAGCTTGACAGGTAGCTGAGATCGCTTCCTTGGTGGAGTTTGACCCAGTTCCAGCAATAACTTTGGCTTTTCCAGCCACAGCTCGCTGAATAACTTGGAACAGTTGAAACTCTTCATCCCAAGTCAGCGTGGGTGATTCACCCGTTGTACCACAGACGACCAGGGTATCTGAACCGTGATCGGCTAGATGGACAGCTAAAGCCTCAGCCACAGCATAGTCTACACTGCCATCGGATTGAAACGGCGTTACCATTGCCGTCAACACTCGTCCAAACTCTATCACACTCGATCTACTCCTCACGCCGTAGAGCTTAATTCTTGACCTCGCCACTGCCCCAGACCCATGGGTCTCATCATTGTGCAGAATCTCACAGGGACTAAAGCATGACGTACGTATGTCTTTCTGCTACATACGTCCTACTACACATGTCTTTCTACAGGGTAAACCACAGTTCCTCCGGTCGGGTAGTGGTTGACCTGCCCCCATTCCAGCGAGCGATCGCTTAG
This genomic interval carries:
- the dapA gene encoding 4-hydroxy-tetrahydrodipicolinate synthase, whose protein sequence is MIEFGRVLTAMVTPFQSDGSVDYAVAEALAVHLADHGSDTLVVCGTTGESPTLTWDEEFQLFQVIQRAVAGKAKVIAGTGSNSTKEAISATCQAAKLGLDGSLQVVPYYNKPPQEGLYQHFQAIAQAAPEMSMMLYNIPGRTGQNLLPETVARLAEIPNIVAIKEASGSLDQVSQVRRLTPPEFKIYSGDDSLTLPLLSVGGAGVVSVASHLVGDRLQAMIQHFEQGQIQSAIQLHLDLFPLFKALFLATNPIPVKAALTLQGWQVGTSRLPLIEPSESVIEALQATMRPLGLLSA